In one Hypomesus transpacificus isolate Combined female chromosome 18, fHypTra1, whole genome shotgun sequence genomic region, the following are encoded:
- the LOC124480576 gene encoding forkhead box protein P1-B-like isoform X1: protein MHESGSDQTTNSSPVNQTENGTSKNDNWMSRQTLSQQASGADCPQQHQFPVSVSMMTPPVESLQQQILQQQLLSPQQLQILLQQQKALMLHQQQIQELFKKQQDQVSVQLLEQKHSGTSSQEQLAAQQVVLQQQLFQVQQQHLLSLQRQGLLSVLPISPSTTQGCENGTKSSSDGEISSLLQKSQPHSQQSTTNGHHGLNTLKKIDSSLEEFAQNTHPLYGHGMCKWPGCETVFGDFQAFLKHLNSEHTLDDKSTAQCRVQMQVVQQLELQLKKDKERLQAMMAHLKSTEPKPAVQPVNIVPSVSFPQATFPIVPPLMSLSQSATTPSTPLTPLSESSVVTPNSPFGGSPGCRRYSDKHSKPISQDIVPNKEFYLRTEVRPPYTYASLIRQAIFESPHKQLTLNEIYNWFTRTFAYFRRNAATWKNAVRHNLSLHKCFVRLENVKGAVWTVDEIEFHRRRPQKSTGSGSSSLKNIQNSASTAQAPAHLYDPASMGCIPLSALSLVLKEEMKEALCYGAGSQGDSSAEHSPLQATVKAEQEEEEICESFPPESPDSTDEHSPSPGVDHGEEDHSEEAGSPGKQRLQLDHVPSL from the exons ATGCATGAGTCTGGGTCAGATCAGACCACTAACAGCAGTCCAGTTAATCAGACGGAGAATGGGACCAGTAAGAATGATAATTGGATGAGCAGGCAAACTCTATCTCAACAGGCATCTGGGGCTGATTGCCCTCAGCAACACCAG TTCCCAGTGTCAGTGTCGATGATGACCCCTCCAGTCGAGTCTCTACAGCAGCAGatcctccagcagcagctcctcagCCCTCAGCAGCTCCAGATCCTGCTTCAGCAGCAGAAAGCACTCATGTTACACCAG CAGCAAATCCAAGAGCTCTTTAAGAAACAGCAGGACCAAGTCAGTGTCCAGCTTCTAGAACAGAAGCACTCTGGGACCTCCAGTCAAGAG caGCTGGCAGCCCAGCAGGTTGTTCTCCAGCAGCAGCTCTTCCAGGTCCAGCAGCAGCACCTGCTCAGTCTGCAGAGGCAGGGCCTGCTGTCCGTCCTGCCCATCAGCCCCTCCACAACCCAGG GGTGTGAAAATGGCACCAAGTCATCTTCTGATGGAGAGATATCCTCCCTTCTTCAGAAGAGTCAGCCTCACAGCCAGCAGTCCACCACTAATGGACATCATGGGTTGAACACCCTAAAAAAGATTGACAG CTCTCTGGAAGAATTTGCCCAGAACACACATCCTCTCTATGGACATGGCATGTGTAAATGGCCAGGCTGTGAAACTGTCTTTGGAGACTTTCAGGCATTTCTTAA ACACCTGAACAGTGAGCATACGCTGGATGACAAGAGCACCGCACAGTGTCGTGTCCAGATGCAGGTTGTCCAACAGTTGGAATTGCAG ttaaaaaaagacaaagagcGACTACAGGCAATGATGGCTCACCTGAAATCCACTGAACCAAAACCAGCTGTGCAACCA GTGAATATTGTTCCCAGTGTGTCCTTCCCCCAAGCCACATTTCCTATAGTCCCTCCTCTCATGAGCTTGTCTCAGAGTGccaccacaccctccacacccctcacacCCCTGTCAGAGTCGTCTGTGGTCACCCCCAACAGCCCTTTTGGCGGTAGCCCGGGATGCAGACGATACTCAGACAAGCACAGCAAGCCTATAAGTCAAG ATATTGTTCCAAATAAAGAGTTCTACCTTCGCACTGAGGTTAGACCTCCATATACATACGCTTCGCTCATAAGACAG GCAATATTTGAGTCACCTCACAAACAGCTAACACTAAATGAAATCTATAATTGGTTCACACGGACCTTTGCATACTTCAGACGCAATGCAGCTACTTGGAAG AATGCTGTGAGACACAATCTCAGCCTCCACAAGTGTTTTGTGCGTCTAGAGAACGTGAAGGGAGCTGTTTGGACCGTTGATGAAATTGAGTTTCATAGGAGACGGCCTCAGAAATCAACTGGCAGTGG GTCTTCCTCCCTGAAGAACATTCAAAACTCTGCGTCTACTGCTCAA GCTCCAGCTCATCTGTACGACCCAGCCTCTATGGGATGCATCCCTCTCAGTGCCTTGTCCCTGGTGCTGAAGGAGGAGATGAAAGAAGCTCTCTGCTACGGAGCTGGATCCCAGGGTGACAGCAGTGCAGAACACTCTCCTCTGCAAGCCAC TGTCAAAGccgagcaggaagaggaagagatctGTGAGAGCTTTCCGCCTGAATCTCCTGACAGTACAGATGAGCACAGTCCCAGCCCAGGAGTGGACCACGGTGAAGAGGACCACAGTGAAGAAGCTGGCAGTCCAGGGAAGCAAAGACTACAGCTGGACCACGTGCCTTCTCTCTGA
- the LOC124480576 gene encoding forkhead box protein P1-B-like isoform X4 — protein MHESGSDQTTNSSPVNQTENGTSKNDNWMSRQTLSQQASGADCPQQHQFPVSVSMMTPPVESLQQQILQQQLLSPQQLQILLQQQKALMLHQQIQELFKKQQDQVSVQLLEQKHSGTSSQELAAQQVVLQQQLFQVQQQHLLSLQRQGLLSVLPISPSTTQGCENGTKSSSDGEISSLLQKSQPHSQQSTTNGHHGLNTLKKIDSSLEEFAQNTHPLYGHGMCKWPGCETVFGDFQAFLKHLNSEHTLDDKSTAQCRVQMQVVQQLELQLKKDKERLQAMMAHLKSTEPKPAVQPVNIVPSVSFPQATFPIVPPLMSLSQSATTPSTPLTPLSESSVVTPNSPFGGSPGCRRYSDKHSKPISQDIVPNKEFYLRTEVRPPYTYASLIRQAIFESPHKQLTLNEIYNWFTRTFAYFRRNAATWKNAVRHNLSLHKCFVRLENVKGAVWTVDEIEFHRRRPQKSTGSGSSSLKNIQNSASTAQAPAHLYDPASMGCIPLSALSLVLKEEMKEALCYGAGSQGDSSAEHSPLQATVKAEQEEEEICESFPPESPDSTDEHSPSPGVDHGEEDHSEEAGSPGKQRLQLDHVPSL, from the exons ATGCATGAGTCTGGGTCAGATCAGACCACTAACAGCAGTCCAGTTAATCAGACGGAGAATGGGACCAGTAAGAATGATAATTGGATGAGCAGGCAAACTCTATCTCAACAGGCATCTGGGGCTGATTGCCCTCAGCAACACCAG TTCCCAGTGTCAGTGTCGATGATGACCCCTCCAGTCGAGTCTCTACAGCAGCAGatcctccagcagcagctcctcagCCCTCAGCAGCTCCAGATCCTGCTTCAGCAGCAGAAAGCACTCATGTTACACCAG CAAATCCAAGAGCTCTTTAAGAAACAGCAGGACCAAGTCAGTGTCCAGCTTCTAGAACAGAAGCACTCTGGGACCTCCAGTCAAGAG CTGGCAGCCCAGCAGGTTGTTCTCCAGCAGCAGCTCTTCCAGGTCCAGCAGCAGCACCTGCTCAGTCTGCAGAGGCAGGGCCTGCTGTCCGTCCTGCCCATCAGCCCCTCCACAACCCAGG GGTGTGAAAATGGCACCAAGTCATCTTCTGATGGAGAGATATCCTCCCTTCTTCAGAAGAGTCAGCCTCACAGCCAGCAGTCCACCACTAATGGACATCATGGGTTGAACACCCTAAAAAAGATTGACAG CTCTCTGGAAGAATTTGCCCAGAACACACATCCTCTCTATGGACATGGCATGTGTAAATGGCCAGGCTGTGAAACTGTCTTTGGAGACTTTCAGGCATTTCTTAA ACACCTGAACAGTGAGCATACGCTGGATGACAAGAGCACCGCACAGTGTCGTGTCCAGATGCAGGTTGTCCAACAGTTGGAATTGCAG ttaaaaaaagacaaagagcGACTACAGGCAATGATGGCTCACCTGAAATCCACTGAACCAAAACCAGCTGTGCAACCA GTGAATATTGTTCCCAGTGTGTCCTTCCCCCAAGCCACATTTCCTATAGTCCCTCCTCTCATGAGCTTGTCTCAGAGTGccaccacaccctccacacccctcacacCCCTGTCAGAGTCGTCTGTGGTCACCCCCAACAGCCCTTTTGGCGGTAGCCCGGGATGCAGACGATACTCAGACAAGCACAGCAAGCCTATAAGTCAAG ATATTGTTCCAAATAAAGAGTTCTACCTTCGCACTGAGGTTAGACCTCCATATACATACGCTTCGCTCATAAGACAG GCAATATTTGAGTCACCTCACAAACAGCTAACACTAAATGAAATCTATAATTGGTTCACACGGACCTTTGCATACTTCAGACGCAATGCAGCTACTTGGAAG AATGCTGTGAGACACAATCTCAGCCTCCACAAGTGTTTTGTGCGTCTAGAGAACGTGAAGGGAGCTGTTTGGACCGTTGATGAAATTGAGTTTCATAGGAGACGGCCTCAGAAATCAACTGGCAGTGG GTCTTCCTCCCTGAAGAACATTCAAAACTCTGCGTCTACTGCTCAA GCTCCAGCTCATCTGTACGACCCAGCCTCTATGGGATGCATCCCTCTCAGTGCCTTGTCCCTGGTGCTGAAGGAGGAGATGAAAGAAGCTCTCTGCTACGGAGCTGGATCCCAGGGTGACAGCAGTGCAGAACACTCTCCTCTGCAAGCCAC TGTCAAAGccgagcaggaagaggaagagatctGTGAGAGCTTTCCGCCTGAATCTCCTGACAGTACAGATGAGCACAGTCCCAGCCCAGGAGTGGACCACGGTGAAGAGGACCACAGTGAAGAAGCTGGCAGTCCAGGGAAGCAAAGACTACAGCTGGACCACGTGCCTTCTCTCTGA
- the LOC124480576 gene encoding forkhead box protein P1-B-like isoform X3, which produces MHESGSDQTTNSSPVNQTENGTSKNDNWMSRQTLSQQASGADCPQQHQFPVSVSMMTPPVESLQQQILQQQLLSPQQLQILLQQQKALMLHQQIQELFKKQQDQVSVQLLEQKHSGTSSQEQLAAQQVVLQQQLFQVQQQHLLSLQRQGLLSVLPISPSTTQGCENGTKSSSDGEISSLLQKSQPHSQQSTTNGHHGLNTLKKIDSSLEEFAQNTHPLYGHGMCKWPGCETVFGDFQAFLKHLNSEHTLDDKSTAQCRVQMQVVQQLELQLKKDKERLQAMMAHLKSTEPKPAVQPVNIVPSVSFPQATFPIVPPLMSLSQSATTPSTPLTPLSESSVVTPNSPFGGSPGCRRYSDKHSKPISQDIVPNKEFYLRTEVRPPYTYASLIRQAIFESPHKQLTLNEIYNWFTRTFAYFRRNAATWKNAVRHNLSLHKCFVRLENVKGAVWTVDEIEFHRRRPQKSTGSGSSSLKNIQNSASTAQAPAHLYDPASMGCIPLSALSLVLKEEMKEALCYGAGSQGDSSAEHSPLQATVKAEQEEEEICESFPPESPDSTDEHSPSPGVDHGEEDHSEEAGSPGKQRLQLDHVPSL; this is translated from the exons ATGCATGAGTCTGGGTCAGATCAGACCACTAACAGCAGTCCAGTTAATCAGACGGAGAATGGGACCAGTAAGAATGATAATTGGATGAGCAGGCAAACTCTATCTCAACAGGCATCTGGGGCTGATTGCCCTCAGCAACACCAG TTCCCAGTGTCAGTGTCGATGATGACCCCTCCAGTCGAGTCTCTACAGCAGCAGatcctccagcagcagctcctcagCCCTCAGCAGCTCCAGATCCTGCTTCAGCAGCAGAAAGCACTCATGTTACACCAG CAAATCCAAGAGCTCTTTAAGAAACAGCAGGACCAAGTCAGTGTCCAGCTTCTAGAACAGAAGCACTCTGGGACCTCCAGTCAAGAG caGCTGGCAGCCCAGCAGGTTGTTCTCCAGCAGCAGCTCTTCCAGGTCCAGCAGCAGCACCTGCTCAGTCTGCAGAGGCAGGGCCTGCTGTCCGTCCTGCCCATCAGCCCCTCCACAACCCAGG GGTGTGAAAATGGCACCAAGTCATCTTCTGATGGAGAGATATCCTCCCTTCTTCAGAAGAGTCAGCCTCACAGCCAGCAGTCCACCACTAATGGACATCATGGGTTGAACACCCTAAAAAAGATTGACAG CTCTCTGGAAGAATTTGCCCAGAACACACATCCTCTCTATGGACATGGCATGTGTAAATGGCCAGGCTGTGAAACTGTCTTTGGAGACTTTCAGGCATTTCTTAA ACACCTGAACAGTGAGCATACGCTGGATGACAAGAGCACCGCACAGTGTCGTGTCCAGATGCAGGTTGTCCAACAGTTGGAATTGCAG ttaaaaaaagacaaagagcGACTACAGGCAATGATGGCTCACCTGAAATCCACTGAACCAAAACCAGCTGTGCAACCA GTGAATATTGTTCCCAGTGTGTCCTTCCCCCAAGCCACATTTCCTATAGTCCCTCCTCTCATGAGCTTGTCTCAGAGTGccaccacaccctccacacccctcacacCCCTGTCAGAGTCGTCTGTGGTCACCCCCAACAGCCCTTTTGGCGGTAGCCCGGGATGCAGACGATACTCAGACAAGCACAGCAAGCCTATAAGTCAAG ATATTGTTCCAAATAAAGAGTTCTACCTTCGCACTGAGGTTAGACCTCCATATACATACGCTTCGCTCATAAGACAG GCAATATTTGAGTCACCTCACAAACAGCTAACACTAAATGAAATCTATAATTGGTTCACACGGACCTTTGCATACTTCAGACGCAATGCAGCTACTTGGAAG AATGCTGTGAGACACAATCTCAGCCTCCACAAGTGTTTTGTGCGTCTAGAGAACGTGAAGGGAGCTGTTTGGACCGTTGATGAAATTGAGTTTCATAGGAGACGGCCTCAGAAATCAACTGGCAGTGG GTCTTCCTCCCTGAAGAACATTCAAAACTCTGCGTCTACTGCTCAA GCTCCAGCTCATCTGTACGACCCAGCCTCTATGGGATGCATCCCTCTCAGTGCCTTGTCCCTGGTGCTGAAGGAGGAGATGAAAGAAGCTCTCTGCTACGGAGCTGGATCCCAGGGTGACAGCAGTGCAGAACACTCTCCTCTGCAAGCCAC TGTCAAAGccgagcaggaagaggaagagatctGTGAGAGCTTTCCGCCTGAATCTCCTGACAGTACAGATGAGCACAGTCCCAGCCCAGGAGTGGACCACGGTGAAGAGGACCACAGTGAAGAAGCTGGCAGTCCAGGGAAGCAAAGACTACAGCTGGACCACGTGCCTTCTCTCTGA
- the LOC124480576 gene encoding forkhead box protein P1-B-like isoform X2, which produces MHESGSDQTTNSSPVNQTENGTSKNDNWMSRQTLSQQASGADCPQQHQFPVSVSMMTPPVESLQQQILQQQLLSPQQLQILLQQQKALMLHQQQIQELFKKQQDQVSVQLLEQKHSGTSSQELAAQQVVLQQQLFQVQQQHLLSLQRQGLLSVLPISPSTTQGCENGTKSSSDGEISSLLQKSQPHSQQSTTNGHHGLNTLKKIDSSLEEFAQNTHPLYGHGMCKWPGCETVFGDFQAFLKHLNSEHTLDDKSTAQCRVQMQVVQQLELQLKKDKERLQAMMAHLKSTEPKPAVQPVNIVPSVSFPQATFPIVPPLMSLSQSATTPSTPLTPLSESSVVTPNSPFGGSPGCRRYSDKHSKPISQDIVPNKEFYLRTEVRPPYTYASLIRQAIFESPHKQLTLNEIYNWFTRTFAYFRRNAATWKNAVRHNLSLHKCFVRLENVKGAVWTVDEIEFHRRRPQKSTGSGSSSLKNIQNSASTAQAPAHLYDPASMGCIPLSALSLVLKEEMKEALCYGAGSQGDSSAEHSPLQATVKAEQEEEEICESFPPESPDSTDEHSPSPGVDHGEEDHSEEAGSPGKQRLQLDHVPSL; this is translated from the exons ATGCATGAGTCTGGGTCAGATCAGACCACTAACAGCAGTCCAGTTAATCAGACGGAGAATGGGACCAGTAAGAATGATAATTGGATGAGCAGGCAAACTCTATCTCAACAGGCATCTGGGGCTGATTGCCCTCAGCAACACCAG TTCCCAGTGTCAGTGTCGATGATGACCCCTCCAGTCGAGTCTCTACAGCAGCAGatcctccagcagcagctcctcagCCCTCAGCAGCTCCAGATCCTGCTTCAGCAGCAGAAAGCACTCATGTTACACCAG CAGCAAATCCAAGAGCTCTTTAAGAAACAGCAGGACCAAGTCAGTGTCCAGCTTCTAGAACAGAAGCACTCTGGGACCTCCAGTCAAGAG CTGGCAGCCCAGCAGGTTGTTCTCCAGCAGCAGCTCTTCCAGGTCCAGCAGCAGCACCTGCTCAGTCTGCAGAGGCAGGGCCTGCTGTCCGTCCTGCCCATCAGCCCCTCCACAACCCAGG GGTGTGAAAATGGCACCAAGTCATCTTCTGATGGAGAGATATCCTCCCTTCTTCAGAAGAGTCAGCCTCACAGCCAGCAGTCCACCACTAATGGACATCATGGGTTGAACACCCTAAAAAAGATTGACAG CTCTCTGGAAGAATTTGCCCAGAACACACATCCTCTCTATGGACATGGCATGTGTAAATGGCCAGGCTGTGAAACTGTCTTTGGAGACTTTCAGGCATTTCTTAA ACACCTGAACAGTGAGCATACGCTGGATGACAAGAGCACCGCACAGTGTCGTGTCCAGATGCAGGTTGTCCAACAGTTGGAATTGCAG ttaaaaaaagacaaagagcGACTACAGGCAATGATGGCTCACCTGAAATCCACTGAACCAAAACCAGCTGTGCAACCA GTGAATATTGTTCCCAGTGTGTCCTTCCCCCAAGCCACATTTCCTATAGTCCCTCCTCTCATGAGCTTGTCTCAGAGTGccaccacaccctccacacccctcacacCCCTGTCAGAGTCGTCTGTGGTCACCCCCAACAGCCCTTTTGGCGGTAGCCCGGGATGCAGACGATACTCAGACAAGCACAGCAAGCCTATAAGTCAAG ATATTGTTCCAAATAAAGAGTTCTACCTTCGCACTGAGGTTAGACCTCCATATACATACGCTTCGCTCATAAGACAG GCAATATTTGAGTCACCTCACAAACAGCTAACACTAAATGAAATCTATAATTGGTTCACACGGACCTTTGCATACTTCAGACGCAATGCAGCTACTTGGAAG AATGCTGTGAGACACAATCTCAGCCTCCACAAGTGTTTTGTGCGTCTAGAGAACGTGAAGGGAGCTGTTTGGACCGTTGATGAAATTGAGTTTCATAGGAGACGGCCTCAGAAATCAACTGGCAGTGG GTCTTCCTCCCTGAAGAACATTCAAAACTCTGCGTCTACTGCTCAA GCTCCAGCTCATCTGTACGACCCAGCCTCTATGGGATGCATCCCTCTCAGTGCCTTGTCCCTGGTGCTGAAGGAGGAGATGAAAGAAGCTCTCTGCTACGGAGCTGGATCCCAGGGTGACAGCAGTGCAGAACACTCTCCTCTGCAAGCCAC TGTCAAAGccgagcaggaagaggaagagatctGTGAGAGCTTTCCGCCTGAATCTCCTGACAGTACAGATGAGCACAGTCCCAGCCCAGGAGTGGACCACGGTGAAGAGGACCACAGTGAAGAAGCTGGCAGTCCAGGGAAGCAAAGACTACAGCTGGACCACGTGCCTTCTCTCTGA
- the LOC124480576 gene encoding forkhead box protein P1-B-like isoform X5, which translates to MLQPFPVSVSMMTPPVESLQQQILQQQLLSPQQLQILLQQQKALMLHQQQIQELFKKQQDQVSVQLLEQKHSGTSSQEQLAAQQVVLQQQLFQVQQQHLLSLQRQGLLSVLPISPSTTQGCENGTKSSSDGEISSLLQKSQPHSQQSTTNGHHGLNTLKKIDSSLEEFAQNTHPLYGHGMCKWPGCETVFGDFQAFLKHLNSEHTLDDKSTAQCRVQMQVVQQLELQLKKDKERLQAMMAHLKSTEPKPAVQPVNIVPSVSFPQATFPIVPPLMSLSQSATTPSTPLTPLSESSVVTPNSPFGGSPGCRRYSDKHSKPISQDIVPNKEFYLRTEVRPPYTYASLIRQAIFESPHKQLTLNEIYNWFTRTFAYFRRNAATWKNAVRHNLSLHKCFVRLENVKGAVWTVDEIEFHRRRPQKSTGSGSSSLKNIQNSASTAQAPAHLYDPASMGCIPLSALSLVLKEEMKEALCYGAGSQGDSSAEHSPLQATVKAEQEEEEICESFPPESPDSTDEHSPSPGVDHGEEDHSEEAGSPGKQRLQLDHVPSL; encoded by the exons ATGCTTCAACCG TTCCCAGTGTCAGTGTCGATGATGACCCCTCCAGTCGAGTCTCTACAGCAGCAGatcctccagcagcagctcctcagCCCTCAGCAGCTCCAGATCCTGCTTCAGCAGCAGAAAGCACTCATGTTACACCAG CAGCAAATCCAAGAGCTCTTTAAGAAACAGCAGGACCAAGTCAGTGTCCAGCTTCTAGAACAGAAGCACTCTGGGACCTCCAGTCAAGAG caGCTGGCAGCCCAGCAGGTTGTTCTCCAGCAGCAGCTCTTCCAGGTCCAGCAGCAGCACCTGCTCAGTCTGCAGAGGCAGGGCCTGCTGTCCGTCCTGCCCATCAGCCCCTCCACAACCCAGG GGTGTGAAAATGGCACCAAGTCATCTTCTGATGGAGAGATATCCTCCCTTCTTCAGAAGAGTCAGCCTCACAGCCAGCAGTCCACCACTAATGGACATCATGGGTTGAACACCCTAAAAAAGATTGACAG CTCTCTGGAAGAATTTGCCCAGAACACACATCCTCTCTATGGACATGGCATGTGTAAATGGCCAGGCTGTGAAACTGTCTTTGGAGACTTTCAGGCATTTCTTAA ACACCTGAACAGTGAGCATACGCTGGATGACAAGAGCACCGCACAGTGTCGTGTCCAGATGCAGGTTGTCCAACAGTTGGAATTGCAG ttaaaaaaagacaaagagcGACTACAGGCAATGATGGCTCACCTGAAATCCACTGAACCAAAACCAGCTGTGCAACCA GTGAATATTGTTCCCAGTGTGTCCTTCCCCCAAGCCACATTTCCTATAGTCCCTCCTCTCATGAGCTTGTCTCAGAGTGccaccacaccctccacacccctcacacCCCTGTCAGAGTCGTCTGTGGTCACCCCCAACAGCCCTTTTGGCGGTAGCCCGGGATGCAGACGATACTCAGACAAGCACAGCAAGCCTATAAGTCAAG ATATTGTTCCAAATAAAGAGTTCTACCTTCGCACTGAGGTTAGACCTCCATATACATACGCTTCGCTCATAAGACAG GCAATATTTGAGTCACCTCACAAACAGCTAACACTAAATGAAATCTATAATTGGTTCACACGGACCTTTGCATACTTCAGACGCAATGCAGCTACTTGGAAG AATGCTGTGAGACACAATCTCAGCCTCCACAAGTGTTTTGTGCGTCTAGAGAACGTGAAGGGAGCTGTTTGGACCGTTGATGAAATTGAGTTTCATAGGAGACGGCCTCAGAAATCAACTGGCAGTGG GTCTTCCTCCCTGAAGAACATTCAAAACTCTGCGTCTACTGCTCAA GCTCCAGCTCATCTGTACGACCCAGCCTCTATGGGATGCATCCCTCTCAGTGCCTTGTCCCTGGTGCTGAAGGAGGAGATGAAAGAAGCTCTCTGCTACGGAGCTGGATCCCAGGGTGACAGCAGTGCAGAACACTCTCCTCTGCAAGCCAC TGTCAAAGccgagcaggaagaggaagagatctGTGAGAGCTTTCCGCCTGAATCTCCTGACAGTACAGATGAGCACAGTCCCAGCCCAGGAGTGGACCACGGTGAAGAGGACCACAGTGAAGAAGCTGGCAGTCCAGGGAAGCAAAGACTACAGCTGGACCACGTGCCTTCTCTCTGA
- the LOC124480576 gene encoding forkhead box protein P1-B-like isoform X6 — protein MMTPPVESLQQQILQQQLLSPQQLQILLQQQKALMLHQQQIQELFKKQQDQVSVQLLEQKHSGTSSQEQLAAQQVVLQQQLFQVQQQHLLSLQRQGLLSVLPISPSTTQGCENGTKSSSDGEISSLLQKSQPHSQQSTTNGHHGLNTLKKIDSSLEEFAQNTHPLYGHGMCKWPGCETVFGDFQAFLKHLNSEHTLDDKSTAQCRVQMQVVQQLELQLKKDKERLQAMMAHLKSTEPKPAVQPVNIVPSVSFPQATFPIVPPLMSLSQSATTPSTPLTPLSESSVVTPNSPFGGSPGCRRYSDKHSKPISQDIVPNKEFYLRTEVRPPYTYASLIRQAIFESPHKQLTLNEIYNWFTRTFAYFRRNAATWKNAVRHNLSLHKCFVRLENVKGAVWTVDEIEFHRRRPQKSTGSGSSSLKNIQNSASTAQAPAHLYDPASMGCIPLSALSLVLKEEMKEALCYGAGSQGDSSAEHSPLQATVKAEQEEEEICESFPPESPDSTDEHSPSPGVDHGEEDHSEEAGSPGKQRLQLDHVPSL, from the exons ATGATGACCCCTCCAGTCGAGTCTCTACAGCAGCAGatcctccagcagcagctcctcagCCCTCAGCAGCTCCAGATCCTGCTTCAGCAGCAGAAAGCACTCATGTTACACCAG CAGCAAATCCAAGAGCTCTTTAAGAAACAGCAGGACCAAGTCAGTGTCCAGCTTCTAGAACAGAAGCACTCTGGGACCTCCAGTCAAGAG caGCTGGCAGCCCAGCAGGTTGTTCTCCAGCAGCAGCTCTTCCAGGTCCAGCAGCAGCACCTGCTCAGTCTGCAGAGGCAGGGCCTGCTGTCCGTCCTGCCCATCAGCCCCTCCACAACCCAGG GGTGTGAAAATGGCACCAAGTCATCTTCTGATGGAGAGATATCCTCCCTTCTTCAGAAGAGTCAGCCTCACAGCCAGCAGTCCACCACTAATGGACATCATGGGTTGAACACCCTAAAAAAGATTGACAG CTCTCTGGAAGAATTTGCCCAGAACACACATCCTCTCTATGGACATGGCATGTGTAAATGGCCAGGCTGTGAAACTGTCTTTGGAGACTTTCAGGCATTTCTTAA ACACCTGAACAGTGAGCATACGCTGGATGACAAGAGCACCGCACAGTGTCGTGTCCAGATGCAGGTTGTCCAACAGTTGGAATTGCAG ttaaaaaaagacaaagagcGACTACAGGCAATGATGGCTCACCTGAAATCCACTGAACCAAAACCAGCTGTGCAACCA GTGAATATTGTTCCCAGTGTGTCCTTCCCCCAAGCCACATTTCCTATAGTCCCTCCTCTCATGAGCTTGTCTCAGAGTGccaccacaccctccacacccctcacacCCCTGTCAGAGTCGTCTGTGGTCACCCCCAACAGCCCTTTTGGCGGTAGCCCGGGATGCAGACGATACTCAGACAAGCACAGCAAGCCTATAAGTCAAG ATATTGTTCCAAATAAAGAGTTCTACCTTCGCACTGAGGTTAGACCTCCATATACATACGCTTCGCTCATAAGACAG GCAATATTTGAGTCACCTCACAAACAGCTAACACTAAATGAAATCTATAATTGGTTCACACGGACCTTTGCATACTTCAGACGCAATGCAGCTACTTGGAAG AATGCTGTGAGACACAATCTCAGCCTCCACAAGTGTTTTGTGCGTCTAGAGAACGTGAAGGGAGCTGTTTGGACCGTTGATGAAATTGAGTTTCATAGGAGACGGCCTCAGAAATCAACTGGCAGTGG GTCTTCCTCCCTGAAGAACATTCAAAACTCTGCGTCTACTGCTCAA GCTCCAGCTCATCTGTACGACCCAGCCTCTATGGGATGCATCCCTCTCAGTGCCTTGTCCCTGGTGCTGAAGGAGGAGATGAAAGAAGCTCTCTGCTACGGAGCTGGATCCCAGGGTGACAGCAGTGCAGAACACTCTCCTCTGCAAGCCAC TGTCAAAGccgagcaggaagaggaagagatctGTGAGAGCTTTCCGCCTGAATCTCCTGACAGTACAGATGAGCACAGTCCCAGCCCAGGAGTGGACCACGGTGAAGAGGACCACAGTGAAGAAGCTGGCAGTCCAGGGAAGCAAAGACTACAGCTGGACCACGTGCCTTCTCTCTGA